A genomic window from Candidatus Kouleothrix ribensis includes:
- a CDS encoding carbohydrate ABC transporter permease, with protein sequence MLTRTSRMGNITRYTLLSLGALVMLMPFLYMLSTSFKAHAFVLELPPRLIPSAPTIANYQRALTTNHFGQYFLNSVLVSVSSTTITVVLSAMLAYAFARWEFPGRNLLFYAMLGTMMVPALTLIIPQFVLAKQLHLLNSRWGLVVVYSAGTAFNMFLLRGFFEEIPQELLDSALIDGAGPFTTFWRVALPLARPALAAVAIFSFLGAWDEFTWALTAINDEKLYTLPIALRLFQQQHGTEWGLVFAASAIAVLPTILVFVIFQRHFIKGVMSGAVKG encoded by the coding sequence ATGCTCACTCGCACATCGCGCATGGGGAATATCACGCGCTACACGCTACTGTCGCTAGGCGCGCTAGTGATGCTGATGCCGTTTCTATACATGCTCAGCACCTCGTTCAAGGCCCACGCGTTCGTGCTCGAGCTGCCGCCGCGCCTGATCCCGAGCGCGCCGACGATCGCGAACTACCAGCGCGCGCTGACGACCAACCACTTCGGGCAATACTTCCTCAACAGCGTGCTGGTGTCGGTTAGCTCAACCACGATCACGGTGGTGCTCTCGGCCATGCTGGCGTATGCATTTGCGCGCTGGGAATTCCCCGGCCGCAACCTGCTGTTCTATGCCATGCTCGGCACCATGATGGTGCCCGCGCTCACGCTGATCATCCCGCAGTTCGTGCTGGCCAAGCAGCTGCACCTGCTCAACAGCCGCTGGGGCCTGGTGGTGGTCTACTCGGCCGGCACGGCCTTCAATATGTTCCTGCTGCGCGGCTTTTTCGAAGAGATCCCGCAGGAGCTGCTCGACTCGGCGCTGATCGACGGCGCCGGGCCATTCACGACCTTCTGGCGCGTAGCGCTGCCGCTGGCGCGCCCGGCGCTGGCAGCCGTGGCGATCTTCTCATTTCTAGGCGCCTGGGACGAATTCACCTGGGCGCTGACGGCGATCAACGATGAGAAATTGTACACGCTGCCGATCGCGCTGCGCCTGTTTCAGCAGCAGCACGGCACCGAGTGGGGCCTGGTGTTCGCCGCTTCGGCTATCGCAGTGCTGCCGACGATCCTGGTGTTCGTGATCTTCCAGCGCCACTTTATCAAGGGTGTGATGTCGGGCGCGGTGAAGGGCTGA
- a CDS encoding glycoside hydrolase family 15 protein: MLDLYSHSIALIHANQSPGGAYVASPTFATYNYCWFRDGTYIAYAMDLAGQHGSARRFYAWAATMIAQRAGAVERAIEAAPRGQPAPGDLLDTRYTLDGAIGADDWPNFQLDGFGTLLWGIQQHLALNAGAELPAHWRPAVALLARYLAALWHLPCYDCWEEFGDQVHTATLAALYGGLNAAAALLGEPAHAQTAAAIKAFVLSNCIAGAGLSKFVGSPAVDASLLHVATPYRLLEPGDPLMRATVARIEAELCRPGGGVHRYADDSYYGGGEWVLLTAYLGWYHAECGAPERAQTLRAWVERHATERGWLPEQVAENLNHPEMLAVWNARWGTSANPLLWSHAAYLTLCARLGTQ; the protein is encoded by the coding sequence ATGCTAGATCTGTACTCGCATAGCATTGCGCTCATCCACGCCAACCAGTCACCCGGCGGCGCGTATGTCGCCAGCCCGACCTTTGCCACCTACAATTACTGCTGGTTCCGCGATGGCACGTATATCGCGTATGCCATGGATCTGGCCGGCCAGCATGGCAGTGCGCGGCGCTTCTATGCCTGGGCCGCTACCATGATCGCCCAGCGTGCCGGCGCGGTCGAGCGCGCGATCGAGGCGGCACCGCGCGGCCAGCCGGCCCCAGGCGATCTGCTCGATACGCGCTATACGCTCGATGGCGCGATCGGCGCCGACGACTGGCCGAACTTTCAGCTCGATGGCTTCGGTACACTGCTGTGGGGCATACAGCAGCACCTGGCCCTGAATGCGGGCGCTGAGCTGCCGGCACACTGGCGCCCGGCCGTCGCGCTGCTGGCGCGCTACCTGGCGGCGCTCTGGCACCTGCCCTGCTACGATTGCTGGGAGGAGTTTGGCGACCAGGTGCATACCGCCACGCTGGCGGCGCTGTATGGTGGGCTGAACGCGGCGGCCGCGCTGCTGGGCGAGCCTGCGCACGCGCAGACGGCGGCGGCGATCAAGGCGTTTGTGCTGAGCAATTGCATCGCCGGCGCCGGCCTGAGTAAGTTCGTCGGCAGCCCGGCCGTCGATGCCAGCCTGCTGCACGTTGCTACGCCCTACCGCCTGCTCGAGCCAGGCGACCCGCTGATGCGCGCGACGGTCGCGCGGATCGAGGCCGAGCTGTGCCGGCCCGGCGGTGGGGTTCACCGCTATGCCGACGATAGCTACTACGGCGGCGGCGAGTGGGTGCTGCTGACGGCCTACCTGGGCTGGTACCACGCCGAGTGCGGCGCGCCCGAGCGTGCCCAGACGCTGCGCGCGTGGGTCGAGCGCCACGCCACCGAGCGCGGCTGGCTGCCCGAGCAGGTTGCCGAAAACCTCAATCATCCCGAGATGCTGGCGGTGTGGAACGCGCGCTGGGGCACTAGCGCCAACCCGCTGCTGTGGTCGCACGCGGCCTACCTGACGCTGTGCGCCAGGCTGGGCACGCAGTGA
- a CDS encoding glycoside hydrolase family 66 protein: MSIAGRLRPLLLGLALVGAACSAAPVQPTPAPATSPPAPGALIAAVGTDRAAYPPGTPVQIEVALHNRSGAPFSGQVRLAFEHLGHIAAPAQAQPVERLAAGATRTLTFRWSPPPADFTGYRVAATALAGDTPIDQAASAVDVSSDWRKFPRYGFVSRFGAEVDPAAVIDALNRYHINGLQFYDWQWQHHRPYSPAPAWPDIAGRSTDRATLEQLIAQAHRRGMLALNYNLAFGAYDGYWRDGSGVKLEWGLFTQAGGGYTPAEQDFHPLPATWASPKLFVFDPANRDWQQYIFAQERQVFAHFGFDGWHIDTLGKRGLRWNWDQQIVDMPDAYVDFVSQARAALGTRVVFNSVGGYAQNQIADGAPVDLIYSELWENDGISTYADIVDLVERARAHTGKALVLPGYMNKAYAEQTPTGTTRTFREPSVRLADAVIFAAGAAHLELGDGDGMLSNEYFPNQRLVMSDTLRAAMRDYYDFLVAYENLLRDDATAGTSRLTIDGQPTSGDGRPGTIWLLPRRAGGRAVLHLINLTHNRLRLWRDTGAIYPAPTPLTGLALKLYTEPADAGATLWYATPDANHGQASMLDYTRGTDAQGAFMRFTLPRLEYWDLLWLERGQT; this comes from the coding sequence GTGAGCATAGCCGGCCGGCTGCGCCCGCTGCTGCTCGGCCTGGCGCTGGTTGGGGCGGCATGCAGCGCTGCACCAGTGCAGCCCACGCCAGCGCCGGCCACCAGCCCGCCGGCGCCAGGCGCACTGATCGCGGCGGTCGGCACCGACCGCGCAGCCTACCCGCCCGGCACGCCGGTGCAGATCGAGGTGGCGCTGCACAACCGCAGCGGCGCGCCCTTCAGTGGGCAGGTCAGGCTGGCCTTCGAGCACCTGGGCCACATTGCCGCGCCGGCGCAGGCACAGCCGGTCGAGCGACTAGCTGCCGGCGCGACGCGCACGCTTACGTTCCGCTGGTCGCCACCGCCGGCCGACTTCACCGGCTACCGCGTGGCGGCGACCGCGCTGGCGGGCGACACGCCGATCGACCAGGCCGCTAGCGCCGTCGATGTGTCGAGCGACTGGCGCAAATTCCCGCGCTACGGCTTCGTCAGCCGCTTTGGCGCCGAGGTCGATCCGGCCGCAGTGATCGACGCGCTGAACCGCTACCATATCAATGGCCTGCAGTTCTACGATTGGCAGTGGCAGCATCACCGGCCCTACTCGCCCGCGCCGGCCTGGCCCGACATCGCCGGGCGCAGCACCGACCGCGCCACGCTCGAGCAGCTGATCGCGCAGGCGCACCGCCGCGGCATGCTGGCGCTGAACTACAACCTGGCCTTCGGCGCCTACGACGGCTACTGGCGCGATGGCAGCGGCGTCAAGCTCGAGTGGGGCCTGTTCACGCAGGCCGGCGGCGGCTACACACCGGCCGAGCAAGATTTCCACCCGCTGCCGGCCACCTGGGCCAGCCCCAAGCTGTTCGTATTCGACCCGGCCAATCGCGATTGGCAGCAGTATATCTTCGCGCAGGAACGCCAGGTATTCGCGCATTTTGGCTTCGACGGCTGGCATATCGATACGCTCGGCAAGCGCGGGCTGCGCTGGAACTGGGATCAGCAGATCGTCGACATGCCCGACGCCTATGTCGATTTCGTGAGCCAGGCTCGCGCCGCGCTGGGCACGCGCGTGGTGTTCAACAGCGTGGGCGGCTATGCGCAGAACCAGATCGCCGACGGCGCACCGGTCGATCTGATCTACTCGGAGCTATGGGAGAACGACGGCATCAGCACCTACGCCGATATCGTCGACCTGGTTGAGCGCGCCCGCGCGCACACCGGCAAGGCGCTGGTGCTGCCGGGCTATATGAACAAGGCCTACGCCGAGCAGACGCCTACCGGCACCACGCGCACCTTTCGCGAGCCGTCGGTGCGGCTGGCCGACGCAGTTATCTTTGCCGCTGGCGCCGCGCACCTCGAGCTGGGCGACGGCGACGGCATGCTCTCGAACGAGTATTTCCCCAACCAGCGGCTGGTGATGAGCGATACGCTACGGGCAGCCATGCGCGACTACTATGATTTTCTGGTGGCCTACGAGAACCTGCTGCGCGATGACGCGACTGCCGGTACCAGCCGCCTGACGATCGACGGCCAGCCGACCAGCGGCGACGGCCGGCCCGGCACGATCTGGCTGCTGCCACGCCGCGCCGGCGGCCGCGCGGTGCTGCATCTGATCAACCTGACGCACAATCGCCTGCGGCTGTGGCGCGATACCGGCGCGATCTACCCGGCCCCCACGCCGCTAACCGGCCTGGCGCTGAAGCTCTACACCGAGCCGGCCGATGCCGGTGCGACGCTCTGGTACGCCACGCCCGACGCTAACCACGGCCAGGCGAGTATGCTCGATTACACGCGTGGCACCGATGCGCAAGGGGCGTTCATGCGCTTTACGCTGCCGCGCCTGGAATACTGGGATCTGCTCTGGCTCGAACGCGGACAAACGTAG
- a CDS encoding PAS domain-containing protein has product MALRESSDLIVIADTSGAIVYANRQAEQIGLAPDQVLAERLAASSSSHEAISAGLAEMERLGTPIEIHAGFEQRRIMLRLAPVVDGHAHRRGTLIVGRDVTDLEQRVEELATRNAEQGRLIDLVATLETPSVTVAEGVLLAPIVGVLDSRRAQALTARLLRDVYGRYTRLVILDVSGVPVVDPAVAQSLIDTARALRLLGCQVVVSGISAMVALSLVQQGIVLGDLAVANSPQEALARA; this is encoded by the coding sequence ATGGCCCTGCGCGAGAGCAGCGATCTGATCGTGATCGCCGATACCAGCGGCGCGATCGTCTATGCCAACCGGCAGGCCGAGCAGATCGGGTTAGCGCCCGACCAGGTGCTGGCCGAGCGCCTGGCGGCATCCAGCAGCTCGCACGAGGCGATCAGCGCGGGCCTGGCCGAGATGGAGCGCCTGGGCACACCGATCGAGATCCACGCCGGCTTCGAGCAGCGCCGGATCATGCTGCGGCTCGCGCCGGTGGTCGATGGCCACGCGCACCGCCGCGGCACGCTGATAGTTGGGCGCGATGTCACCGATCTCGAGCAGCGCGTCGAGGAGCTGGCGACCCGCAACGCCGAGCAAGGGCGCTTGATCGACCTGGTGGCTACGCTCGAAACCCCCAGCGTCACAGTCGCCGAGGGTGTGCTGCTGGCGCCAATCGTTGGGGTGCTCGACAGCCGGCGCGCCCAGGCGCTCACGGCCCGGCTGCTGCGCGATGTCTACGGCCGGTACACACGGCTGGTCATCCTGGATGTGAGCGGCGTGCCGGTGGTCGACCCTGCCGTAGCCCAGAGCCTGATCGACACCGCGCGCGCGCTGCGCCTGCTGGGCTGCCAGGTGGTTGTGAGCGGCATCTCGGCGATGGTGGCGCTCAGCCTGGTGCAGCAGGGCATCGTGCTGGGCGACCTGGCGGTGGCCAACAGCCCGCAAGAGGCGCTGGCGCGGGCATGA
- a CDS encoding M36 family metallopeptidase has protein sequence MARELDRRNPHLNNATPARQEALRALAGEARLPGDGRVSIAGFDAATGNPSGLRSADGRREQGNYVQRALEHVQQLSGARVLGLEAGQAPEYQPDPHVQTASSGAVAVHLQQLYKGIPIFQAGQAVRFTPDGRLQEALGSAVPIAQERSATPQIALQVAVQRAAAHVATPDADEYGAVDQFGEPLPVMPIDLSGFEPQVLASFANTPARLSTLAPGPFADPIKAQLIWFDLDGDLRLCWEVVLTLPNHSGQYRTLVDATTGAIQYCRQLIATIAARGNVYPRDGSGNRTMLDFPRQPGDYHIPIPGDLPNSFPEPWVAGSQTVGNCAYAHLGDSGPPSDGAPHNGVMAFDPADAYGDDQKVLNIFYLNCYMHDFFYMLGFREHDGNFQRDNFGRGGAASDRVDARAHSGAVWGTANMYTPADGSSPVMNMGLVTSTGRHTAFDSSVVFHEYMHGVTNRLVGGPQNVRALDGDQGLAMGEGWGDYIACTINDTTVVGAWVKNTPGGLRKYPYDSNFPDHFGMLGTGRYTEPHNNGEIWCAALMELNRQIGGALHDAQRGKHLGLQLVVDALKLSRANPSFLDMRDAIVSALEHMHTAGQLGAAEYTLVLRALWLAFATFGMGPRASSNGATLFGIVADMQPPADLPSPAPAGEIRAESQPGLAIPDNDPAGVADTITIAQAGALSQISVAVDIAHTYIGDLQLTLVTPNGARATLHDRAGGSTHDLVRSYTSANSPALAALAGAPTQGEWQLHVADLEAQDAGTLRSWSIAMHLAAAPIEQPGAFDDFTRIRGIAATMERRLHAAGIQTYAQLAAHTLPDLVAKLGLNGALARSAERNRWIEQARELASAAEPAEPAPNEAGAAIERQHYATFIVELLLGEESEVRRTRVKHVQEGEQGVWAGWEDGRLVSFFVEHAALRPAELKLPGELEIDVGEIDVMAIDEPGGRNTHLHAELGFRLAGLGARAAAKAGSNYLVHMLAYLIASGETVVLAAAQGQLAPGHLSYTHAVEFAPPSAGHYQLLGAVVLSEHEIAGAAVGPKLRVVP, from the coding sequence ATGGCTCGCGAACTCGATCGACGTAATCCGCACCTGAATAATGCGACGCCGGCTCGCCAGGAGGCCCTGCGCGCGCTGGCCGGCGAAGCACGCCTACCCGGCGACGGCCGCGTGAGTATTGCCGGCTTCGACGCAGCCACCGGCAATCCGTCTGGGCTGCGCTCGGCCGATGGCCGGCGCGAACAGGGCAACTATGTCCAGCGTGCGCTCGAACACGTGCAGCAGCTGAGCGGCGCCAGGGTGCTGGGGCTCGAGGCCGGGCAGGCGCCTGAGTATCAGCCCGACCCGCACGTGCAGACGGCCAGCAGCGGGGCGGTGGCGGTGCATCTTCAGCAGCTCTATAAAGGCATACCGATCTTCCAGGCCGGCCAGGCCGTGCGCTTTACGCCCGATGGCCGGCTGCAAGAGGCGCTCGGCAGCGCGGTGCCGATCGCCCAGGAGCGCTCGGCCACGCCGCAGATCGCGCTTCAAGTGGCTGTGCAGCGCGCCGCCGCACACGTGGCCACGCCCGACGCCGACGAGTACGGCGCGGTCGATCAGTTCGGCGAGCCGCTGCCGGTGATGCCGATCGACCTCAGCGGCTTCGAGCCGCAGGTGCTCGCCAGCTTCGCCAATACACCCGCGCGCCTGAGCACCCTGGCGCCGGGGCCGTTCGCCGACCCGATCAAGGCCCAGCTGATCTGGTTCGACCTCGACGGCGACCTGCGGCTGTGCTGGGAGGTTGTGCTTACCCTGCCGAACCACAGCGGCCAGTACCGCACGCTGGTCGATGCCACCACCGGCGCGATCCAATACTGCCGCCAGCTGATCGCCACAATCGCCGCGCGCGGCAATGTCTACCCGCGCGACGGCTCTGGCAACCGCACCATGCTCGACTTCCCGCGCCAGCCGGGCGACTACCACATCCCCATCCCCGGCGACCTACCGAATAGCTTCCCTGAACCGTGGGTTGCCGGCAGCCAGACGGTTGGCAACTGCGCCTATGCGCACCTGGGCGACAGCGGCCCGCCCAGCGACGGCGCGCCGCACAATGGCGTGATGGCCTTCGACCCGGCCGATGCCTACGGCGACGATCAGAAGGTGCTGAATATCTTCTACCTGAACTGCTACATGCACGACTTCTTCTACATGCTCGGTTTCCGCGAGCACGACGGCAACTTCCAGCGCGATAACTTCGGGCGTGGCGGCGCGGCCTCCGACCGCGTCGACGCGCGCGCGCACAGCGGCGCGGTGTGGGGCACCGCGAATATGTACACGCCGGCCGACGGCAGCAGCCCGGTGATGAACATGGGCCTGGTTACATCGACCGGCCGGCACACTGCGTTCGACTCGAGTGTGGTGTTCCACGAGTATATGCACGGCGTCACCAACCGGCTGGTGGGCGGGCCGCAGAATGTGCGCGCGCTCGACGGCGACCAGGGCCTGGCCATGGGCGAGGGCTGGGGCGACTACATCGCCTGCACGATCAACGACACAACCGTGGTGGGCGCGTGGGTGAAGAACACGCCCGGCGGCCTGCGCAAGTACCCCTACGACAGCAATTTCCCCGATCACTTCGGCATGCTCGGCACCGGCCGCTACACCGAGCCACACAACAACGGCGAGATCTGGTGCGCCGCGCTGATGGAGCTGAACCGCCAGATCGGCGGCGCACTGCACGATGCGCAGCGCGGCAAGCACCTGGGCCTGCAGCTGGTGGTCGATGCACTGAAGCTCTCGCGCGCCAACCCCAGCTTCCTCGACATGCGCGACGCGATCGTGAGCGCGCTCGAGCATATGCACACGGCTGGGCAGCTCGGCGCGGCCGAGTATACGCTGGTACTGCGCGCGCTCTGGCTGGCGTTCGCAACGTTTGGCATGGGGCCGCGGGCCAGCTCGAACGGCGCGACCCTGTTCGGGATTGTGGCCGACATGCAGCCGCCGGCCGATCTGCCCAGCCCCGCGCCGGCCGGCGAGATCCGCGCCGAGTCGCAGCCCGGCCTGGCCATCCCCGACAACGACCCGGCCGGCGTGGCCGATACGATCACGATCGCGCAGGCCGGTGCGCTCAGCCAGATCAGCGTGGCGGTCGATATCGCCCACACCTATATCGGCGATCTGCAGCTGACCCTGGTGACGCCGAACGGCGCGCGCGCCACGCTGCACGATCGCGCGGGCGGCAGCACGCACGACCTGGTGCGTAGCTACACCAGCGCCAACAGCCCGGCGCTCGCGGCGCTGGCCGGCGCGCCAACCCAGGGCGAGTGGCAGCTGCACGTGGCCGATCTCGAGGCGCAGGATGCCGGCACGCTGCGCAGCTGGAGCATCGCGATGCACCTGGCGGCTGCGCCGATCGAGCAGCCAGGCGCATTCGACGACTTCACGCGCATCCGCGGTATCGCCGCGACCATGGAGCGCCGGCTGCACGCGGCCGGCATCCAGACGTACGCGCAGCTGGCGGCACACACCCTGCCCGATCTGGTGGCCAAGCTGGGGCTGAATGGCGCACTGGCCAGGAGCGCCGAGCGCAATCGATGGATCGAGCAGGCGCGCGAGCTGGCCAGTGCGGCTGAGCCGGCCGAGCCGGCACCGAACGAGGCTGGCGCGGCCATTGAGCGCCAGCACTATGCCACATTCATTGTCGAGCTGCTGCTGGGTGAAGAAAGCGAGGTGCGCCGCACGCGCGTCAAACATGTGCAGGAAGGCGAGCAGGGCGTCTGGGCCGGCTGGGAGGATGGCCGGCTGGTCAGCTTCTTTGTCGAGCATGCTGCGCTGCGGCCGGCCGAGCTGAAGCTGCCGGGCGAGCTAGAGATCGATGTGGGCGAGATCGACGTGATGGCGATCGACGAGCCGGGCGGGCGCAACACGCACTTGCACGCCGAGCTGGGCTTCCGGCTGGCCGGGCTGGGCGCGCGCGCCGCCGCCAAGGCCGGCAGCAACTACCTGGTTCATATGCTGGCCTACCTGATCGCCAGCGGCGAGACGGTGGTGCTTGCGGCGGCGCAGGGCCAGCTCGCGCCGGGGCACCTGAGCTACACGCACGCAGTCGAGTTTGCGCCGCCTAGCGCCGGCCACTACCAGCTACTCGGCGCGGTCGTGCTTTCCGAGCACGAGATCGCCGGCGCGGCGGTTGGCCCCAAGCTCAGGGTGGTTCCGTAG
- a CDS encoding GNAT family N-acetyltransferase: MHLRHLEAHDYAPIIAVINDWWGGRQMADMLPKLFFVHFRDTSFAIDQGGQGGAPIAFLAGFISQTDPTQAYIHFVGIDPAHRRRGLGRMLYERFFAAAHTRGCTSVHCVTAPVNTTSIAFHTRMGFTIEHANGQRNGTPCTLDYDGRGQDRVQLVKALGDDLCYNARQFTDS, from the coding sequence ATGCACCTACGCCACCTCGAAGCGCACGACTACGCGCCGATCATTGCGGTGATCAACGACTGGTGGGGCGGCCGGCAGATGGCCGACATGCTGCCGAAGTTATTCTTCGTACACTTTCGCGACACCAGCTTCGCGATCGATCAGGGCGGCCAGGGCGGCGCGCCGATCGCCTTTCTAGCCGGCTTCATCTCACAGACCGACCCGACCCAGGCGTATATTCATTTCGTCGGCATCGACCCGGCCCACCGCCGGCGCGGGCTCGGCCGCATGCTCTACGAGCGCTTCTTCGCGGCGGCACACACGCGCGGCTGCACCAGCGTCCACTGCGTCACCGCGCCAGTCAACACCACCTCGATCGCATTCCACACGCGCATGGGCTTCACGATCGAGCATGCCAACGGCCAGCGCAACGGCACGCCCTGCACGCTCGATTACGACGGCCGCGGCCAGGATCGCGTGCAGCTCGTGAAGGCGCTAGGCGACGATCTATGCTATAATGCGCGCCAATTTACCGATTCTTAA
- a CDS encoding threonylcarbamoyl-AMP synthase, which translates to MPISTITMLVDPLTPAPHTIALAAATLRRGGLVAFPTETVYGLGANALDAAAVARIFHAKGRPANDPLIVHIATIEQLDQVAADVPALARTLAAAFWPGPLTLVLRRQPIVPASVSAGRASLAVRMPAHAVARALCAAAGVPIAAPSANMFTRPSPTQATHVLEDLDGRIDLLLDGGPTPIGLESTVLDLTQPQPQLLRPGGVPIEALRHFMPELTFEQRYVDVQDAAPASPGMLLKHYSPRAELQLFAGAPEHALAGMRAATQAAQAAGRRVGILAPDEDAARLADLGAQVVPLGPRADLAQIGRLIFAGMRQLDRQGVELILARGVERSGLGLAIWDRLVRAAEGRVIDVGE; encoded by the coding sequence ATGCCGATTTCAACCATAACGATGCTGGTCGATCCGCTCACACCAGCGCCGCACACGATCGCGCTGGCGGCGGCCACACTGCGGCGCGGCGGTCTGGTCGCCTTCCCAACCGAGACGGTCTACGGCCTGGGTGCGAACGCGCTCGATGCCGCCGCAGTGGCGCGGATCTTTCACGCCAAGGGCCGGCCCGCCAACGACCCGCTGATCGTGCATATTGCGACGATCGAGCAGCTCGACCAGGTGGCGGCCGACGTGCCTGCGCTGGCGCGCACGCTGGCAGCCGCATTCTGGCCCGGCCCGCTCACGCTGGTGCTGCGCCGCCAGCCGATCGTGCCCGCGAGTGTGTCGGCCGGGCGTGCCAGCCTGGCCGTGCGGATGCCGGCCCACGCGGTGGCGCGCGCCCTGTGCGCCGCAGCCGGCGTGCCGATCGCCGCGCCTAGCGCGAACATGTTTACCCGCCCCAGCCCAACCCAGGCCACCCACGTGCTCGAAGACCTGGACGGTCGGATCGATCTGCTGCTCGACGGCGGCCCCACCCCGATCGGCCTCGAGTCGACTGTGCTCGACCTGACCCAGCCGCAGCCCCAGCTGCTGCGGCCGGGCGGCGTGCCGATCGAGGCGCTGCGGCATTTCATGCCCGAGCTGACGTTCGAGCAGCGTTATGTCGATGTGCAGGATGCTGCGCCGGCATCGCCGGGCATGCTGCTGAAGCACTACTCGCCCCGCGCCGAGCTCCAGCTGTTTGCCGGCGCGCCCGAGCACGCGCTGGCGGGGATGCGCGCTGCCACGCAGGCAGCGCAGGCGGCCGGCCGGCGCGTGGGCATCCTCGCGCCCGACGAAGACGCCGCGCGGTTGGCCGATCTCGGCGCGCAGGTGGTGCCGCTCGGCCCGCGCGCCGACCTGGCCCAGATTGGGCGGCTAATCTTCGCGGGCATGCGCCAGCTCGACCGGCAGGGTGTCGAGCTGATCCTGGCGCGCGGCGTCGAGCGCAGCGGGCTGGGGCTGGCGATCTGGGATCGGCTGGTGCGCGCCGCCGAGGGCCGCGTGATCGACGTGGGGGAATAA
- a CDS encoding YafY family transcriptional regulator — MYHPTTRVLTVLELLQSHGRMSGPELAERLEVNIRTIRHYVTLLQDIGIPVEAERGRGGAYRLRPGFKLPPLLFTEDEAVALTLGLLATRRMGLTAAALASEGALAKVERVLPEEVRARVQALQQTLQIELPMRDGAPDSALVVTLSTAVQQQRRIRFSYQSWRGEATERAIDPYGVVYCAGRWYTAGFCHLRNDLRAFRLDRMRAAGLLDTPFVRPAGFDCLAFVMRSLANTPATWPVEVLLHTDLDTARRLVPADLATLEPVPAGVLLRCQVQQLDWLARFLVGLGCALVVRHPPELRAELHTLAARAAALADAEE; from the coding sequence ATGTATCACCCGACCACGCGCGTGCTGACCGTGCTCGAGCTGCTGCAGTCGCACGGGCGCATGAGCGGCCCCGAGCTGGCGGAGCGCCTGGAGGTGAACATCCGCACCATCCGGCACTATGTCACGCTGCTGCAAGACATCGGCATCCCGGTCGAGGCCGAGCGTGGGCGCGGCGGGGCCTACCGGCTGCGGCCGGGCTTCAAGCTGCCGCCGCTGCTGTTTACCGAAGACGAGGCGGTGGCGCTGACGCTTGGGCTGCTGGCGACGCGCCGCATGGGCCTGACGGCCGCCGCGCTGGCCAGCGAAGGCGCGCTGGCGAAGGTCGAGCGGGTATTGCCCGAGGAGGTGCGTGCGCGGGTGCAGGCGCTCCAGCAGACGCTGCAGATCGAGCTGCCCATGCGCGACGGCGCGCCCGACAGCGCGCTGGTGGTGACGCTCAGCACGGCGGTGCAACAGCAGCGGCGCATCCGCTTCAGCTACCAGTCGTGGCGGGGCGAGGCAACCGAGCGCGCGATCGACCCATACGGCGTGGTGTATTGTGCTGGGCGCTGGTACACGGCCGGCTTCTGCCACCTGCGCAACGATCTGCGTGCATTCCGGCTCGACCGTATGCGCGCGGCGGGGCTGCTTGACACACCGTTCGTGCGCCCGGCCGGCTTCGATTGCCTGGCGTTCGTGATGCGCTCGCTGGCCAACACCCCGGCGACCTGGCCAGTCGAAGTGCTACTGCATACCGATCTCGACACCGCGCGCCGGCTGGTGCCTGCCGATCTGGCCACGCTCGAGCCGGTGCCTGCTGGCGTGCTGCTGCGCTGCCAGGTGCAGCAGCTCGACTGGCTCGCGCGCTTTCTTGTGGGGCTGGGCTGCGCGCTGGTGGTGCGGCATCCGCCCGAGCTGCGCGCCGAGCTGCACACGCTGGCCGCGCGCGCGGCCGCGCTGGCCGATGCAGAAGAGTAG